A region from the Lolium perenne isolate Kyuss_39 chromosome 4, Kyuss_2.0, whole genome shotgun sequence genome encodes:
- the LOC127323133 gene encoding cytochrome P450 710A1-like, translating into MVEVDFRTAASFVVAAVALYCLVEQLSYHRKKGALPGPPLVVPFLGSVVHMVRDPARYWEVMAAQAKESGIGLAADWLFGYFIVFIRDSELSHRVFANVRPDAFQLTGHPFGRKLWGADNIIYKFGDEHKELRRRIAPNFTSRALSTYAAIQQRVILAHLRRWLDRSAAAGNKSMPLLVPFRDMNLETSQAVIVGPYLTEETTEMLHKDYSIFIGGIVAVPVDLPGFVFRRARLAGERLRRLLAECARESKARMRAGGEPECLADYGIQEMVRHIDEAANAGLPPPANTADENVASYLFDFLFAAQDNVTSLLCSAVSALETHPDVLARVRAEVATIWSPESGELITAEMIQEMKYTQAVAREVVRHRPPGPLAPHIALQPFQLTEWYTVPKGAMVFPSVYESSFQGFHSPETFDPDRFFSESRREDVAYKRNFLAFGAGAHQCVGQRYALYHLTLFIALFVTVAEFQRDRTERCDELLYVPTIVPRDGCAVYLKQRCAS; encoded by the coding sequence ATGGTGGAAGTGGACTTCCGCACGGCGGCGTCGTTCGTGGTGGCTGCGGTGGCCCTCTACTGCCTGGTTGAGCAGCTGTCCTACCACCGCAAGAAGGGGGCGCTGCCAGGGCCGCCGTTGGTGGTGCCTTTCCTTGGCAGCGTGGTGCACATGGTCCGCGATCCAGCGCGGTACTGGGAGGTGATGGCGGCCCAAGCAAAGGAGTCGGGCATCGGGCTCGCCGCCGACTGGTTGTTCGGCTACTTCATCGTCTTCATCCGCGACTCGGAGCTGTCCCACCGCGTGTTCGCAAACGTTCGCCCCGACGCCTTCCAGTTAACGGGCCACCCTTTTGGGCGTAAGCTCTGGGGGGCGGACAACATCATCTACAAGTTCGGCGACGAGCACAAGGAACTGCGGCGCAGGATCGCGCCCAACTTCACGTCGCGTGCGCTTTCCACCTACGCGGCCATCCAACAGCGCGTCATCCTCGCCCACCTCCGGAGGTGGCTCGATCGGAGCGCCGCGGCTGGCAACAAGTCCATGCCGCTGCTTGTGCCCTTCCGCGACATGAACCTAGAGACCTCGCAGGCGGTGATCGTAGGGCCGTACCTCACCGAGGAGACGACAGAGATGCTCCACAAGGACTACAGCATCTTCATTGGCGGGATCGTGGCCGTTCCCGTGGACCTGCCAGGGTTTGTGTTCCGGCGCGCGAGGTTGGCCGGGGAGCGACTCAGGCGCCTACTGGCGGAGTGCGCTCGGGAGAGCAAGGCCCGTATGCGCGCCGGCGGCGAACCGGAGTGCCTCGCAGACTACGGGATTCAGGAGATGGTTCGACACATAGACGAGGCCGCCAACGCAGGGCTGCCTCCGCCGGCCAACACCGCTGACGAGAACGTCGCGTCCTAcctcttcgacttcctcttcgccgCCCAGGACAATGTTACCTCCTTGCTTTGCTCGGCAGTCTCCGCCCTGGAGACCCACCCGGACGTACTCGCCCGCGTGCGTGCCGAGGTTGCGACAATCTGGTCGCCCGAATCCGGTGAGCTCATCACAGCGGAGATGATTCAGGAGATGAAGTACACGCAGGCGGTGGCGCGCGAGGTGGTCCGGCACCGCCCACCAGGGCCACTGGCACCGCACATCGCCCTCCAGCCCTTCCAGCTGACGGAGTGGTACACGGTGCCCAAGGGCGCCATGGTGTTCCCGTCCGTCTACGAGTCCTCCTTCCAGGGCTTCCACTCGCCGGAAACCTTCGACCCAGATCGGTTTTTCTCCGAGTCGCGCAGGGAAGACGTGGCATAcaagcgcaacttccttgccttcGGTGCCGGAGCGCACCAGTGCGTCGGCCAGAGGTACGCACTGTACCACCTCACGCTCTTCATTGCCTTGTTCGTGACCGTCGCAGAGTTCCAGCGAGACAGGACTGAGAGGTGCGACGAGCTGTTGTACGTGCCCACCATCGTGCCCAGGGATGGCTGCGCTGTGTACCTGAAGCAGCGCTGCGCTAGCTAG